The window AGCCGGGTGGGTGGTGGCAGCTGGAAGTCGACAGTCATCGGTTGTGCGCCGATACGGACGTCAGTCAGGGCTGGCGTCCAGCTGTCGATCGGCGACTGGACGCCCGTGGTGTTTTCACTGCTTGGCGTCACATCCGTTCCACGTCTTCTACACCGGGAGTCCCCTTCATCACCAGCACTCGAGTAACCGAATCAAACGCGGGGGTAATCGAGTATTACGACGACGGGAGAACGGGGTATCGACGGTTTTCGTTCCTGACTATCAACCGTCTCGCCTGGGAAACGCTGGCATGACTCGGACAACAGAAGGGTTATGGTGGTAGTCACGTATTACTATTTGATTCATGACCAGCGAGCCGTCGTTCGTCGACCGCGTCGACGATCCACGGATTTCCCCGCAGTTCTGCCGGCACCTCCCCGGTGAGACCGACGTAGTCCTCCTCGGCGTCGTTCACGACCACCCGGCGAGCATCGCTCGCGTCGAACTCGTCCTCAAGCACCTCGAGCCGGACGCCCTCGCGTTGGAACTCCCTGCAGCAGCGCTCCCCCTGTACCGAACGTACGCCCGCGACATCGAGGGCGACGGGCCGCCACGATTCGGCGGCGAGATGGCTGCCGCCATTTCCGCCGCCCCCGAATCCGACCTCGTCGGGATCGACGCACCCAACTGGTCGTTCGTTCGCCGACTGGCCACCCGTCTGCTCGCCGACCGCGTTCCAGCGTCGACCGCCAGGCGCGTCCTCTCGAGCCTCGGCGGGGCGACGCGAACCGCCCTCACCTGCCGGGTCGCCGCAACGGTGTCGAACGCGACGTCGATGACCGTCGCCTGCGACGACCCGATCGAGTACACCTGTTCACACGCCGATTCGCCCGCTACACAGGCCGCTCACGAACGACGCCACGTTTCGGGGGTGAGTGCCCTCCTTCGACACGCTGGCACCGACGAACCGACGGCGACAGCCTACCGCGACGAAACGCGCGAGGCCTGCATGGTCGATCACCTCGAGTCGCTGCGCGAGGATGCGACGGGGTCGGTGGTGGCAGTTGTCGGCATCGACCACCTCAAACCGCTCGAGGCGGCGCTTTCGGGCGAGTAACGTCTTTGAAGATCGGTTTCGGAGCGGAGGGTTATTGTCGGAGCGGAGAAACACACACTCGACAGTACGTGTACACCTGATCGTGCTCGTTCGGCGCACCACAGTGTGGGCACGTCGTCGATTCACCCGAAATATCGAGGTCGTCGACGTCGACCGATTCGCCGCCGTCGCCCCGGTGGGTGCGGTAGGTATCGGCCCGCGGCGCTGACTGGAACCCGGTGTGTTCGCCGTCGGTAACCGATGGGAGCGTCGTCTCGCCGTTCTGGCGGACGTACGCGTAATAGAGGACCAGATGGAGTACGGCGAACAGCACGATGTACCCGATGAGCCAGCCCCAGAGGGACATGGTGTGTGGTATGCTCTCAATACACTTGGCTGTTGCCCGAACGATCAACGGCGTTGATACTCGTTGCCGGAAGAACGATTCGGTATGTTACTCCTTACCGGGTCTCTCTGGTCGCTCCAGGCGGCCGTCGTTCCCGCTGGAACTCGTCGAACACCTCGAACTCGTCGCTCAGTTCGTACTCGAGCTCGCGTTCGTCCTGGCGGTTCTCGCCGGCGTCCTCGAGCGGGACGGCGACGTCTTCCCAGCCGGGTTTGATCTTGATACTCTTGGCGGGCATCCCGACGGCGATGTGGTGGGCGGGAACGTCGTTCTGGACGATGGCGCGCGCGCCGACGATGGCGTTCTCGCCGACTTCCACTCCGGCCCGAACCATCGAGTCGTAGGTGAGGCGAACGTCGTCTTCGATGATCGTGTGGTAGTTTCGCACCTCGGTCTGGTCGACGACATCGTGATCGTGGCTGTAGATGTGTGCCCCGTCGGAGATCGAGACGCGGTTGCCGATGGTTAGCTTCCCGCGATCGTCCAGGTGGACATCGTCGTGGATGACGGTGTTGTCCCCGACGGTGATGTTGTGGCCGTAAGTGAACGAAATGCCCTTGAAGAAGCGGCAGTTCTCCCCACAGTCCTCGAAGAGGTGGGATGCGAGCATCCGCCTGAATCGGAGCGCGAACTCGACGTTGTCGGCGATCGGCAGGCTGTCGAACTGTCGCCAGAGCCACTGGAGGTGTTTCGAGCGTTTGAACCGCTCTTCGTCCTTCTCGGCGTAGTACTCGCTCTCGAGCGTCGTATTACAGGGGTCGTAGCTCTGAAGACGGACGCGTTCGGCCGGCGAGACGTCCGCCCCTGCCTGCCAGCGCTCGTAGGCCTCCCGATCCCCCGAGAGGTCGATGAGCACGTCCTCGACGACGGCACAGGTGTCCTCATCGCTCGAGAGCCGCTGGTCGACTGTCGTCACGAATTCCCGCATCCCCGCCTCAGCCTCCGCCGGCAACGAGACGTGCCGCTTGGTCATGACCGGCCGTACTATATCGAAGGTCATAGACGTTCGGTTGTGTGACCGTTTTGCCCATCCCGGTAACAATCATGTCAGTACCCGCACTTGGCTACCCGGTGAATAAAAAGTAACTCACGGTGACGCAGTCGTTCATTGTTCGAGTAAAAACACACTCGTGGGAGGGGTCGACCGTCAGCGGTGGAACGCACGGTTCGGTCGGTAGTGAACCGCCGCGTTAGCGCCGTACACTCGCGGCGAGCTGGCCCGAGGGCAGCTGAAAGTTGGTATCGATTCCCGCCCGCTCCAGGTCGTCACCTGCGTACTGGAGTCCGTCTTCCTGTTCACGAACCAGTCCAGCCTCCCGGAGTACCGGCAGGTGCTGGTGGTGGAGGGTGATCGCGACGGTTCGCTCGTCCGCGTCCGGCTTGTGGGCTGCGACACGCGTGGCGAGGGTTTCCGGGGAGAGCGCCTCCGTAGCCTCTCTGAGGACGGTCAGCACCGTTCGACGCCGCCCGTTCGAGAGCGCTTCGAAGACCGCGTCCCAATCCAGTTCAGCGGACTCGAGCGTTCGCTCGAGAAACGACGGATCGAGCGCGACTTGGTCGGGAATCGACACCGTGCCTGCAGACCGATCCCAGTTGAGCAGCCCTGCCTCCTCGAGCATGGGCAACTCACGGTGGACGAGGTGTATCTGGGACGAGCGGTGGTCGGTATCGGTCACGTGTTCGTCGTCAACGAGGTGACGCGCCAGTGCGTCGACGGTCAGCGAGGGGCGTCCGACACCCTCGTGCTCATTCACGAGGACGAATAGGCGACGCCGTCGTCCGCTGGCGAAGGCCTCGAACGCTTTCTCTGTCGACCGAGTTTGAACCGTCGCGTCCAGCTTACTCATATCCCATCAGTTCCACTAACGAGGGTTAAGCATCGTTCCAAAACAAATTGGTGCCGTGGTGGTGCGAACGAATGTATGTTCTACACGACTGTTCACGTCCACAGTACGTCCATCTGAATCACCCACTCTCGAGCCCTGTCCCGCTCGCTGTGGCAAGCCACCAGTCTGACCCCACCGTGCGGGGGCTCCCACGATCGGGGAACGTTCCGCACGCCCTAAGTTCCCTCACTTCCAAACCCGGGTATATGCAGTACCAGACGCTCGGAACGTCCGACGTGAAAGTGAGTGAAGTCGGCTTCGGTGCCTGGGTCGTCGGCACCGACTGGTGGGGCGACCGCTCCGAGGACGACGCCATCGAGATGGTCGAGCACGCCATCTCACAGGGGATCACCTACTTCGACACCGGCGACGTCTACGGCCACGGCCGCAGCGAGGAACTGCTCGGCCAGGCACTCGCGGACGTCCGCGACGAGGTCACCATCGCGACCAAGATCGGCTACGACTTCTACAACAACCCGCAGGCGGGCCACGGTGAGTTGCCCAAGGAGATGGATACCGACTACCTCCGGGACGCGTTCGAAAAGAGCCTCGAGCGACTCGACGTCGAGTACGTGGACGTCCTCCAGCTCCACAACGCCAACGTCGACGAGATCGATAGCGACGTCCTCGAGTTGCTCGACGAACTCGAGGAGGAAGGGCTGATTCACGCTCGTGGGCTCGCACTCGGCCCCTCGATCGGCTGGCTGGCCGAGGGCGACCTCGCCATCGAGGAGGAGTTCGACTCCCTGCAACTGGTCTGGAACGTCCTCGAGCAGGACGTCGGCAACCACTTCCTCGACACCATCGAGCGCACGGGTTCCTCGACCAGCCTCATCCCCCGTGTCCCTCACTCCTCGGGCATTCTGAACGAACAGGTCACACCCGAGACGGAACTCGACGCGGGCGACCACCGTGGCTTCCGCCCCGACGCCTGGTACGAGACGGGCTGGGAGAAACTCGAGACGCTTCGATTCCTCGAGCGCGCTGCTCACGCCGATGGCGAACGAACCATGGCCCAGGCCTCGATCGCCTGGCTGCTCAGCCACGACGCGGTGGCGAGCGTCACCCCAACCTTCCGCACCGCCGCCGACATCGACGAGTGGGCGGCCGCAAGCGACGTGCCAAAGCTGAGCGACGAGGAGATGGCTCGCGTGGCCGAGTTATACGAGACGAACTTCGACATCGACCGCAACGACGGCATGGACGCCCTGCGCTCGTCCGTCGATGGCGACGACCTGCGGGAGGCGGGTCTCGGCGCGATGGCCGCCGACTGATTCGGTCTGTTGGAGTTTTCCCGGTACTTGTCGACCGACACGGGTAACCACCGGGACACCGTACACCAGTCCGTATCAAAACTGCAGTTTGATTTTTGATCCTGTGAGCGGCCTCGAGTCGAGACTATTCGTCGCGATCCACGAACCGCCAGGTCATTGTCGTGATAATTTTTGTCGCGACAATGACCTGCTCAAGCGATAGGCTCCCTCGAGCGATAGGTTCGACTCCCAACCTCCAACCCGTTGAACGCCGCCAACTCTTGACCCGCCGCGAAATCTCGGCCCGGGGACAGGGTGACCTACTTCGATAACGCTCGCTCGACTGCGTTCGCGACCGATCGAGCCTTCTCCGCCAGTGCGTCCGAAACCAGCCCATCCGACACTGCCGCCTCGAGTTCGTCCAGATCGACGATTTCCACCTCGCCGTCGGATCGCCGGATCACGTCGACGTACAGATCGACGTAACGGGCACAGTCTGGGAACAGTTCGACGGGCGTACAGACGTTGACGTATGTGCCCTTCACCGTGCCGTCGGCGGCCCTGTACGTCGTCGGGTACCACCACCGACCCTCCCGGAGTTTCGTGACGGCGACGTCGCCCGACTCCTTGGGCGTGCCGAGTGCGTCGTACGTGCCACCGCCGCGCATCGACCGCTCGAGGGTGATCGTCCCCTCGGCATCCCAGTCGGTCACGTCGCCGGTGCCGAGCGTGATGAGCCGACCGTCGGGCTTGCCGTGACCCAGCGAGAGTCGGTCGCCCGATGTGGGGCCGAACTGCCTCGAGACCGCACCGAAGGGGAAGTCGTCGGTTCCGTCCGCCTCTGCACAGACGGCTTCGGCGAAGTCGACGGCCACGCTCGCCGACGCGCTGCCGGCTTTGATCCGGTGGTGGCCGGCCATCGTCGTCTCGACCGCCCGACGAGCGTCGTCCAGCGCCAACCGCGACCCCCGGCCGAACCAGAGCCAGGCCGTCGCCTGCGGCGTCGCGAGTGCGCCGAGGGAATCCGCTCCCGGCTCGTCGGGTGCGTCCTCGAGCGCCGCCTCGAGCGCTCGAGCCCGGTCGACGACGGTTGCGACCGCTGCGCCCATCGCCTCGAGGTCGGCGTCCCCAGCGGTTCGGTGCCAGCGAAGGCCCCAGCCGTCGGGAACGTCGGTCGACAGCAGGCCGGTCATGCCGACGAGTTCCTCCGCTGGGGCGCCGCTAAAGTCGGCACCAACCCCGTTCCATCGTCGAGAGAGCGAACAGAGGCCGCCCTGGACGGCCACGCCCGGGAGCACGCGCGGATCGTCGTCTGTCCACGGCGGGGTCGGTTCGTCGACCTGGACGCGGTAGCGGTTGCCGGCGTCGACGTAGCCGTCCACGTCGTCGTACGGCAGGTAACCAGTGCGGCCGTCGCCGAGGTCGACCGTGGCTCCCCGTCCGCCGGCGGCATCGTCCACCTCGGCGTCGAAGACGCCACTTCGAGACACGTCGTCGGGCCAGCGGAAGGTGTCGACGCCGAGCGACTCGAGTCGGGAAGTGACGGCGTCGACGCCATTGGGGTCGCCGGACACCTCGAGTCCCTGCCGGTCTCGGGTGGTTTCGATGCGAACGTCGGCGGGAGCAATTTCGAACGCGGTATCGAAGCGGTCGCGAATCGGCTCGGAGGCCTGTACCACGTCGAACCCCGCTGTCTCGAGCAGTCTGGTGACGGCGGTCGTGTAAATGCCGCGGACGCGGACGCTGGTGCTGGCGGCGCTGTCGTCGCGTTCGTCGTCACGCCCCTCCCCGCTCATCGCAACGTCTCCCGATCGGGGGCGAACCGAACCCGGCCGTGAATCGGCCGACCGACCGTCAACTCGACGTACTCCTCCTCGGCGTCCAGAATCCGACCGTCTTCGACGGGGACGCCCCATGTGTCGAACCGGAGCCAGCCGCGCATCTCGTCTGCGTGAGTCGTGACGTCCAGGTACTCGACGGTGTGTTCCGGATAGTCGGCGCTCGAGTGCGCCAGATCCATGTCCGAGTAGACGGTGTCGTGACGCTCGAACACGGTCTCGAGGGCCTCGGCGTCTGCGCTGACGGCATCGACGACGAGTTCCGACGCTCGACGGAGGTCGTCGGTGTCGAGCCCGACTTCGCGCAGGGCGCGCTGGGTTCGTTGATCGAAGTGCATGTCGGGCGGTTGGTCGTCCTGGCCTTAGTCGGTTGTGGGTTTGCTCGCAGACGGTTCGATGCCGGTGGCGCGAACGACCCTTCGGCGTCGTTCAGGATCGACAGGCTGGGCGCGACGTGGGACGTACGGTCGACCGATCAATCGTCAGCCGGCGTACCAGTCAGCGAAGAAGAGGTGGTGGCGGCGGTCAGTTGGGGATCCGCTTCAGGCGAGCGCTCCGGTTCGGTTGTCGATTCGGCTTCGTCCGCTTCGGTAGCAGCCTCGCGCTCGAGGGTGGCCGCGATTGCTGGTGGTGGATTTCGGACGACGTGTGTGTCGTGGGGGGAGGGCGGTGAAGTGTAAAGTACCCCGCGGGTCGGTCGGCTCATGCAGTCGTATGGAGACGCATCACCCATAAACACCCACCTTAAATGACTATTGACATTTAATACCATATAAGGTGTCTCCCCGCCGAACGTATTTGATAGGTGGCCGATGTATTCCCGCGCATGGCCGGCAAGCGCGATCCGATCGAACGAGCGGCCGACGGCTCGGCTGACCTCTATGACATCTCGACGTGGGAACCCCGTTCGCGCATCGATCGATTCGCCGCCTGGCTCTACGCGCTTATCAGCTACGGATT of the Natronosalvus vescus genome contains:
- a CDS encoding DUF7344 domain-containing protein codes for the protein MSKLDATVQTRSTEKAFEAFASGRRRRLFVLVNEHEGVGRPSLTVDALARHLVDDEHVTDTDHRSSQIHLVHRELPMLEEAGLLNWDRSAGTVSIPDQVALDPSFLERTLESAELDWDAVFEALSNGRRRTVLTVLREATEALSPETLATRVAAHKPDADERTVAITLHHQHLPVLREAGLVREQEDGLQYAGDDLERAGIDTNFQLPSGQLAASVRR
- a CDS encoding DUF7577 domain-containing protein, producing MSLWGWLIGYIVLFAVLHLVLYYAYVRQNGETTLPSVTDGEHTGFQSAPRADTYRTHRGDGGESVDVDDLDISGESTTCPHCGAPNEHDQVYTYCRVCVSPLRQ
- a CDS encoding acyltransferase, yielding MTKRHVSLPAEAEAGMREFVTTVDQRLSSDEDTCAVVEDVLIDLSGDREAYERWQAGADVSPAERVRLQSYDPCNTTLESEYYAEKDEERFKRSKHLQWLWRQFDSLPIADNVEFALRFRRMLASHLFEDCGENCRFFKGISFTYGHNITVGDNTVIHDDVHLDDRGKLTIGNRVSISDGAHIYSHDHDVVDQTEVRNYHTIIEDDVRLTYDSMVRAGVEVGENAIVGARAIVQNDVPAHHIAVGMPAKSIKIKPGWEDVAVPLEDAGENRQDERELEYELSDEFEVFDEFQRERRPPGATRETR
- a CDS encoding DUF7532 family protein is translated as MHFDQRTQRALREVGLDTDDLRRASELVVDAVSADAEALETVFERHDTVYSDMDLAHSSADYPEHTVEYLDVTTHADEMRGWLRFDTWGVPVEDGRILDAEEEYVELTVGRPIHGRVRFAPDRETLR
- a CDS encoding aldo/keto reductase translates to MQYQTLGTSDVKVSEVGFGAWVVGTDWWGDRSEDDAIEMVEHAISQGITYFDTGDVYGHGRSEELLGQALADVRDEVTIATKIGYDFYNNPQAGHGELPKEMDTDYLRDAFEKSLERLDVEYVDVLQLHNANVDEIDSDVLELLDELEEEGLIHARGLALGPSIGWLAEGDLAIEEEFDSLQLVWNVLEQDVGNHFLDTIERTGSSTSLIPRVPHSSGILNEQVTPETELDAGDHRGFRPDAWYETGWEKLETLRFLERAAHADGERTMAQASIAWLLSHDAVASVTPTFRTAADIDEWAAASDVPKLSDEEMARVAELYETNFDIDRNDGMDALRSSVDGDDLREAGLGAMAAD
- a CDS encoding DUF402 domain-containing protein, with product MSGEGRDDERDDSAASTSVRVRGIYTTAVTRLLETAGFDVVQASEPIRDRFDTAFEIAPADVRIETTRDRQGLEVSGDPNGVDAVTSRLESLGVDTFRWPDDVSRSGVFDAEVDDAAGGRGATVDLGDGRTGYLPYDDVDGYVDAGNRYRVQVDEPTPPWTDDDPRVLPGVAVQGGLCSLSRRWNGVGADFSGAPAEELVGMTGLLSTDVPDGWGLRWHRTAGDADLEAMGAAVATVVDRARALEAALEDAPDEPGADSLGALATPQATAWLWFGRGSRLALDDARRAVETTMAGHHRIKAGSASASVAVDFAEAVCAEADGTDDFPFGAVSRQFGPTSGDRLSLGHGKPDGRLITLGTGDVTDWDAEGTITLERSMRGGGTYDALGTPKESGDVAVTKLREGRWWYPTTYRAADGTVKGTYVNVCTPVELFPDCARYVDLYVDVIRRSDGEVEIVDLDELEAAVSDGLVSDALAEKARSVANAVERALSK